One window of the Apium graveolens cultivar Ventura unplaced genomic scaffold, ASM990537v1 ctg4426, whole genome shotgun sequence genome contains the following:
- the LOC141701836 gene encoding uncharacterized protein LOC141701836, which translates to MWDYPLFLNRVFLFPSQFFFLSRIINITYFVFCFVSAAKEINEDNVPLVEETARMKKARLAGLDTRGKATEPIFLRKHKEPMGEASTEGAEGHNAPITAAAPAAAATGAFQPLWGFRRGDTVVGSTKHAWDWSYHSVTPKDFTDVVATPDLERIKLMGAQSLASSNAYFQGAVRQAESWKRASDKADNALRRQQKKYATLEKKLKRKEEELGESNAELVVLRAEKDKAIDNYLDSEEFAQSMRIRDDSVFPEFFRTGWDTALGTVNEACPDINPADYICPDDEALLQRFRTRVVVSDHVPQDPLLPPPESSSRPAEDDSSSSSETTETSSESGEDDDMDAEGTSAP; encoded by the exons atgtgggactatcctctgtttctcaacagggtatttctcttcccttctcaatttttctttctttcacgcattattaacatcacttattttgtcttttgctttgtttcagctgctaaggagattaacgaggacaatgtccccttggtcgaggaaacagctaggatgaagaaagctcggttagcaggcctagacacccgaggaaaggcgacagagcctatcttcttgagaaagcacaaggagcctatgggggaggccTCAACTGAAGGAGccgagggccataatgctcctatcactgctgctgcccctgctgctgctgctacaggcgcctttcagcctctctggggattccgccgaggggataccgtggttggttccacgaagcatgcttgggattggtcctaccatagcgtgactccaaaggactttactgatgtagTGGCCActcctgaccttgagaggattaagctcatgggagcccaatctctggcttcg tctaacgcctactttcaaggcgctgtgaggcaagccgaatcatggaagcgggcttctgataaggccgataacgccctcaggaggcagcagaagaagtatgctaccctggagaagaagctcaagcgcaaggaggaagaactcggagagtctaacgccgagctggtggtacttcgggcggagaaggataaagctatagacaattatctggactcggaggagtttgcccaatccatgaggattagggatgattcagtctttcccgagttttttaggactggttgggacacggcccttgggaccgtgaacgaggcttgtcctgatattaacccggcggactacatctgccctgacgatgaggctttgctacagaggtttcgtacccgagtagtcgtctcggatcatgttcctcaggatccacttcttcctcctcccgagtcctCTTCCAGACCcgctgaggatgacagctcttcctcctccgagacgacggagacatctagcgagagcggagaagacgatgatatggacgccgagggcacctcagctccttag